The following proteins are encoded in a genomic region of Papaver somniferum cultivar HN1 unplaced genomic scaffold, ASM357369v1 unplaced-scaffold_10, whole genome shotgun sequence:
- the LOC113326371 gene encoding uncharacterized protein LOC113326371 encodes MDVDSPVIDSSSNPAENTSYWCQPYIRFLTTSELPEDEHLPSKVKKNVWRYSMIEGQLYRKPVALEPFLRCITAEEGQQILAEAHEGICGNHSGGRSLAHRILAQGPLPKAPGGVKFVLEATDYLTKWVEAVALVHVTRNDVKRFIWENIVWRFGIPDELVLDNGKQFNYGVIKEFCENLNIHHNFSSPYYAHSNVQAEATNRVIMDNIKKRLEKAKGKWIEEFPGVLWSYRTTPKRSISFSPFTLAYGTEAVIPTKVHLKTNKTRALKSGKNDNILTLDKELLEEQRETALQQLVRYQQAIKLRYDHRVRERSFKPGEYILKKTRAFTMEPNCGKVRANWEGPYIVDSPASRSSYYLRNLDGTQDSELWKPWNSFHLKKFYH; translated from the exons ATGGATGTTGACAGTCCAGTGATAGACAGTTCAAGCAATCCTGCTGAAAACACTTCATACTGGTGTCAACCTTATATTCGGTTTTTGACAACCAGTGAACTCCCAGAAGATGAGCATCTCCCTTCAAAAGTGAAAAAGAATGTTTGGAGATATTCAATGATCGAGGGACAGCTGTACCGCAAACCTGTAGCTTTGGAGCCATTTTTGCGATGCATAACAGCTGAAGAAGGTCAACAGATATTGGCCGAGGctcatgaaggaatatgtggAAACCATTCTGGAGGGCGCAGTCTCGCGCACAGGATACTTGCCCAAGG ACCACTTCCCAAAGCTCCTGGAGGCGTTAAATTCGTACTAGAAGCTACTGATTATTtaaccaaatgggtcgaagcagtGGCATTGGTACATGTTACCAGAAatgatgtgaaaaggttcatatgGGAGAATATCGTCTGGAGATTTGGAATCCCAGACGAGTTAGTATTAGACAATGGGAAACAGTTCAATTATGGGGTGATCAAAGAATTCTGCGAGAACCTGAATATTCACCACAATTTCTCATCTCCTTATTATGCTCATAGCAACGTGCAGGCGGAGGCAACCAATCGCGTTATTATGGACAATATCAAGAAAAGGCTGGAGAAAGCGAAGGGGAAATGGATAGAAGAATTCCCGGGAGTCCTATGGTCCTATCGAACGACCCCAAAAAGATCCATTAGTTTTTCACCATTTACACTGGCTTATGGGACAGAGGCAGTCATACCCACCAAGGTACATCTAAAGACTAACAAAACTCGTGCTCTCAAATCTGGGAAAAACGACAACATATTGACTTTGGATAAAGAGTTGCTggaagaacaaagagaaacagCCTTACAACAGTTGGTCCGATACCAGCAGGCAATCAAGCTGAGATATGATCATAGAGTCAGAGAACGGTCATTCAAACCAGGGGAATATATCTTGAAGAAAACCCGAGCATTCACAATGGAACCAAACTGTGGGAAGGTCAGAGCAAACTGGGAAGGTCCATACATAGTGGACAGCCCAGCATCTCGTAGCTcctactacctaaggaacctcgatGGTACTCAAGATTCAGAACTATGGAAGCCATGGAATTCGTTCcacttgaagaagttttatcattag